The following are encoded in a window of Pseudomonas multiresinivorans genomic DNA:
- the frr gene encoding ribosome recycling factor: protein MINEIKKEAQDRMGKTLEALGHAFAKIRTGRAHPSILDSVMVSYYGSDTPLRQVANVTVEDSRTLALSVFDKSMIQAVEKAIMTSDLGLNPATAGTTIRVPMPALTEETRKGFTKQARAEAEQARVSVRNIRRDALAQLKDLQKEKEISEDEERRAGDDVQKITDKFVAEIEKALEAKEADLMAV from the coding sequence ATGATCAACGAGATCAAGAAGGAAGCACAGGATCGTATGGGTAAAACCCTGGAAGCCCTGGGTCATGCCTTCGCCAAGATTCGTACCGGCCGTGCGCACCCGAGCATCCTGGATAGCGTGATGGTGTCCTACTATGGCTCCGACACTCCGCTGCGCCAGGTGGCCAACGTCACTGTGGAAGACTCCCGCACCCTGGCTCTCAGCGTCTTCGACAAGAGCATGATCCAGGCGGTCGAGAAGGCCATCATGACCTCCGACCTGGGCCTGAACCCGGCGACCGCCGGTACCACCATCCGCGTGCCGATGCCGGCCCTGACCGAGGAAACCCGCAAGGGCTTCACCAAGCAGGCCCGTGCCGAGGCCGAACAGGCTCGCGTCTCCGTGCGCAACATTCGCCGCGATGCGCTGGCCCAGCTGAAAGACCTGCAGAAAGAGAAGGAAATCAGCGAGGACGAAGAGCGCCGCGCCGGTGACGACGTGCAGAAGATTACCGACAAGTTCGTCGCCGAGATCGAAAAGGCCCTCGAGGCCAAGGAAGCGGATCTGATGGCCGTCTGA
- a CDS encoding [protein-PII] uridylyltransferase — MPQVDPELFDRGQFQAELALKSSPIAAFKKAIRQANEVLDSRFNGGRDIRRLIEDRAWFVDQILQQAWNRFDWGDDADIALVAVGGYGRGELHPHSDIDLLILLDSEDQEIFREPIEGFLTLLWDIGLEVGQSVRSVAECAEEARADLTVVTNLMECRTISGPDSLRQRMLEATSAKQMWPSGQFYLAKRKEQIHRHTKYNDTEYNLEPNVKGSPGGLRDIQTLLWVARRHFGSLNLHALVREGFLVESECAVLASSQEFLWKVRYALHMLAGRAEDRLLFDHQRRIAGMLGYEGNDAKLAVERFMQKYYRVVMAVSELNDLITQHFEEVILRAGENGQIQSLNSRFQLRDGYLEVTHANVFKRTPFALLEIFVLLAQHPEIKGVRADTIRLLRDSRHLIDDDFRHDIRNTSLFIELFKCKEGIHRNLRRMNRYGILGRYLPEFGLIVGQMQHDLFHIYTVDAHTLNLIKHLRKLRRPDMAEKYPLASKIMERLPKPELIYIAGLYHDIAKGRGGDHSELGAVDAEHFCQRHQLPPWDTNLVSWLVQNHLIMSTTAQRKDLSDPQVIYDFAQLMGNQTYLDYLYVLTVADINATNPTLWNSWRASLLRQLYTETKRALRRGLENPVDREEQIRQTQSAAIDILVRGGIDQDDAEQLWSQLGDDYFLRHTAADVAWHTEAILQHPDDGTPLVLIKETAQREFEGGTQIFIYAGDQHDFFAVTVAAMDQLNLNIQDARIITSTSLFTLDTYIVLDADGGSIGNNPSRVEEIREGLVNALKDPDEYPTIIQRRVPRQLKHFAFNPQVTISTDAARQVSVLEVIAPDRPGLLARIGGLFLDFDLSVQNAKIATLGERVEDVFFVTDAHNQPLSDPELCKRIQTALVDILSDGGQQSMPVRISI, encoded by the coding sequence ATGCCGCAGGTGGATCCCGAGTTGTTCGACCGTGGGCAGTTCCAGGCGGAACTGGCCCTCAAATCCAGCCCCATCGCCGCCTTCAAGAAGGCCATTCGTCAGGCCAACGAAGTGCTGGATAGCCGCTTCAACGGCGGCCGCGACATCCGCCGACTGATCGAGGATCGCGCCTGGTTCGTCGACCAGATCCTGCAGCAGGCCTGGAATCGCTTCGACTGGGGCGACGACGCCGACATCGCGCTGGTCGCCGTGGGCGGTTATGGCCGCGGCGAGTTGCACCCGCACTCGGACATCGACCTGCTGATCCTGCTGGACAGCGAAGACCAGGAGATTTTCCGCGAGCCCATCGAAGGCTTCCTCACCCTGCTGTGGGACATCGGCCTGGAAGTCGGCCAGAGCGTGCGCTCCGTGGCCGAGTGTGCCGAGGAAGCGCGCGCCGACCTCACCGTGGTCACCAACCTGATGGAGTGCCGGACCATCTCCGGCCCGGACAGCCTGCGCCAGCGCATGCTCGAAGCCACCAGCGCCAAGCAGATGTGGCCCAGCGGCCAGTTCTACCTGGCCAAGCGCAAGGAACAGATTCACCGCCACACCAAATACAACGACACCGAATACAACCTCGAACCCAACGTGAAGGGCTCGCCCGGCGGCCTGCGCGACATTCAGACGCTGCTCTGGGTCGCCCGCCGGCATTTCGGCAGCCTCAACCTGCACGCGCTGGTGCGCGAGGGGTTCCTGGTCGAGAGCGAATGCGCGGTGCTGGCCTCCAGCCAGGAATTCCTCTGGAAAGTCCGCTACGCCCTGCACATGCTCGCCGGCCGCGCCGAAGACCGCCTGCTGTTCGATCACCAGCGGCGTATTGCCGGGATGCTCGGCTATGAAGGCAACGACGCCAAGCTGGCCGTCGAGCGCTTCATGCAGAAGTACTACCGCGTGGTGATGGCGGTGTCCGAGTTGAACGACCTGATCACCCAGCACTTCGAGGAAGTGATTCTGCGGGCCGGCGAGAACGGCCAGATCCAGTCGCTCAACAGCCGTTTCCAGCTGCGCGACGGCTACCTGGAAGTCACCCACGCCAACGTCTTCAAGCGCACCCCGTTCGCCCTGCTGGAAATCTTCGTGCTGCTCGCCCAGCACCCCGAGATCAAGGGCGTGCGCGCCGATACGATCCGGCTGCTGCGCGACAGCCGCCACCTGATCGACGACGACTTCCGCCACGACATCCGCAACACCAGCCTGTTCATCGAGCTGTTCAAGTGCAAGGAAGGCATCCACCGCAACCTGCGGCGGATGAACCGCTACGGCATCCTCGGCCGCTACCTGCCGGAGTTCGGTCTGATTGTCGGGCAGATGCAGCACGACCTGTTCCACATCTATACGGTGGACGCGCACACCCTCAACCTGATCAAGCACCTGCGCAAGCTGCGCCGCCCGGACATGGCGGAGAAGTACCCGCTGGCCAGCAAGATCATGGAGCGCCTGCCCAAGCCCGAGCTGATCTACATCGCCGGTCTCTACCACGACATCGCCAAGGGCCGTGGCGGCGACCACTCGGAACTGGGCGCGGTGGACGCCGAGCACTTCTGCCAGCGCCACCAGTTGCCGCCGTGGGACACCAACCTGGTGTCCTGGCTGGTGCAGAACCACCTGATCATGTCCACCACGGCCCAGCGCAAGGACCTGTCCGACCCGCAGGTGATCTACGATTTCGCCCAGTTGATGGGCAACCAGACCTACCTGGACTACCTCTACGTACTTACCGTCGCCGACATCAACGCCACCAACCCGACCCTATGGAACTCCTGGCGCGCCAGCCTGCTGCGCCAGCTCTACACCGAGACCAAGCGCGCCCTGCGCCGCGGCCTGGAGAACCCGGTGGACCGCGAAGAGCAGATTCGCCAGACACAGAGCGCTGCCATCGACATCCTGGTGCGCGGCGGTATCGACCAGGACGACGCCGAGCAGCTCTGGAGCCAGCTGGGCGACGACTACTTCCTGCGCCACACCGCCGCCGACGTCGCCTGGCATACCGAGGCGATCCTCCAGCACCCGGACGACGGCACGCCGCTGGTGCTGATCAAGGAAACAGCCCAGCGCGAATTCGAGGGTGGCACGCAGATCTTCATCTATGCCGGCGACCAGCATGACTTCTTCGCCGTGACCGTGGCCGCGATGGACCAGCTCAACCTGAACATTCAGGACGCGCGAATCATCACTTCGACCAGCCTGTTCACCCTCGACACCTACATAGTGCTCGACGCAGATGGCGGCTCGATCGGCAACAATCCGTCCCGAGTCGAGGAAATTCGCGAGGGATTGGTCAACGCCCTGAAGGACCCGGACGAATACCCGACCATCATCCAGCGCCGCGTCCCGCGCCAGCTCAAGCACTTCGCCTTCAACCCGCAGGTGACTATCTCCACCGACGCGGCGCGCCAGGTCAGCGTGCTCGAAGTGATAGCACCGGACCGCCCCGGCCTGCTCGCGCGGATCGGCGGGCTGTTCCTGGACTTCGACCTGTCGGTGCAGAACGCCAAGATCGCCACCCTGGGCGAACGCGTGGAAGACGTGTTCTTCGTCACCGATGCGCACAACCAGCCGCTCTCCGACCCCGAGCTGTGCAAGCGCATCCAGACCGCCCTGGTCGATATCCTTTCCGACGGCGGCCAGCAGAGCATGCCGGTACGCATCAGCATTTAG
- the tsf gene encoding translation elongation factor Ts — MAEITAALVKELRERTGQGMMECKKALVAAEGDIEKAIDDMRASGAIKAAKKAGNIAAEGAIAAKVADDAKSATIIEVNSQTDFLALQDDFKNFVAASLEKAVAQKLTDAAPLIAEQEPAREALVAKCGENVNIRRLARVEGDVVGAYLHGHRIGVLVTLKGGNAELARDIAMHVAASNPQFLDPSQVSEEAVAKEKEIFLALNADKIAGKPENIVENMVKGRISKFLAEASLVEQAFVKDPEVKVGDLAKKAGAEIVSFVRYEVGEGIEKVEADFAAEVAAQVAASKQ, encoded by the coding sequence ATGGCAGAAATTACTGCAGCACTGGTCAAGGAACTGCGTGAGCGTACCGGCCAGGGCATGATGGAGTGCAAAAAGGCACTGGTAGCCGCTGAAGGCGACATCGAAAAAGCCATCGACGATATGCGCGCTTCCGGCGCCATCAAGGCTGCCAAAAAGGCTGGCAACATCGCTGCCGAAGGCGCCATCGCCGCCAAAGTGGCTGACGATGCCAAGTCCGCCACCATCATCGAAGTCAACTCGCAGACCGACTTCCTGGCCCTGCAGGACGACTTCAAGAACTTCGTGGCTGCCAGCCTGGAAAAGGCCGTTGCTCAGAAGCTGACCGATGCTGCCCCGCTGATCGCCGAGCAAGAGCCGGCCCGTGAGGCCCTGGTTGCCAAGTGCGGCGAGAACGTCAACATCCGTCGTCTGGCTCGCGTAGAAGGTGACGTGGTGGGTGCTTACCTGCACGGCCACCGCATCGGCGTTCTGGTTACCCTGAAGGGTGGCAACGCTGAACTGGCTCGCGACATCGCCATGCACGTCGCTGCCAGCAACCCGCAGTTCCTCGATCCGTCGCAGGTTTCCGAAGAAGCCGTTGCCAAAGAGAAGGAAATCTTCCTCGCTCTGAACGCCGACAAGATCGCTGGCAAGCCGGAAAACATCGTCGAGAACATGGTCAAAGGCCGTATCTCGAAGTTCCTGGCCGAAGCCAGCCTGGTCGAGCAAGCGTTCGTCAAGGATCCGGAAGTCAAGGTCGGTGACCTGGCCAAGAAAGCCGGTGCCGAGATCGTTTCCTTCGTTCGTTACGAAGTAGGCGAAGGCATCGAGAAAGTCGAAGCCGACTTTGCTGCCGAGGTTGCTGCTCAAGTAGCCGCTTCCAAGCAGTAA
- the uppS gene encoding polyprenyl diphosphate synthase, which produces MEKTKQVTPVPRHVAIIMDGNNRWAKKRRMPGVAGHKAGVDAVRAVIKTCAEAGVEVLTLFAFSSENWQRPAEEVGALMELFLMALRREVRKLSANGIRLRIIGDRSRFAPELQAAMREAEALTANGASMLLQVAANYGGQWDITQAAQRLAREVQAGHLAPDDISPELIQGCLTTGDQPLPDLCIRTGGEHRISNFLLWQLAYAELYFSDLYWPDFKHEAMQAALQDFASRQRRFGKTSEQVEAEAPPSC; this is translated from the coding sequence ATGGAAAAGACCAAGCAGGTGACGCCCGTGCCCCGGCACGTGGCGATCATCATGGACGGCAACAACCGCTGGGCGAAGAAGCGTCGGATGCCTGGCGTGGCCGGGCACAAGGCCGGTGTGGATGCCGTTCGTGCGGTGATCAAGACCTGCGCCGAGGCCGGCGTCGAAGTGTTGACGTTGTTCGCCTTCTCCAGCGAGAACTGGCAGCGCCCGGCCGAAGAGGTCGGTGCGCTGATGGAGCTGTTCCTCATGGCCCTGCGCCGCGAGGTTCGCAAGCTCAGCGCCAATGGCATCCGTCTGCGCATCATCGGCGATCGCAGCCGCTTCGCCCCTGAATTGCAGGCGGCGATGCGCGAGGCTGAGGCGCTGACGGCCAATGGTGCCAGCATGTTGCTGCAGGTGGCGGCCAACTATGGTGGCCAGTGGGACATCACCCAGGCCGCACAGCGCCTTGCTCGCGAAGTGCAGGCGGGTCATCTGGCGCCGGACGATATTTCCCCGGAATTGATCCAGGGTTGCCTGACCACCGGCGATCAGCCGTTGCCCGACCTGTGCATCCGCACGGGCGGCGAGCACCGCATCAGCAACTTCCTTCTCTGGCAGCTGGCTTACGCCGAGCTGTATTTCTCCGATCTCTACTGGCCCGACTTCAAGCACGAAGCCATGCAGGCTGCGTTGCAGGACTTCGCCTCTCGTCAGCGCCGCTTCGGCAAGACCAGTGAGCAGGTCGAGGCCGAGGCACCTCCCTCATGTTGA
- the map gene encoding type I methionyl aminopeptidase yields the protein MTVTIKTPEDIEKMRVAGRLAAEVLEMIGEHVKPGVTTDELDRLCHDYIVNVQKAIPAPLNYKGFPKSICTSINHVVCHGIPNEKPLKEGDIVNIDVTVIKDGYHGDTSKMFSVGKTPEWADRLCQITQECLYKGIALVKPGARLGDIGEVIQKYAEKNGFSVVREYCGHGIGKVFHEEPQVLHYGRAGTGLELKEGMIFTIEPMINQGRPETRLLGDGWTAITKDRKLSAQWEHTVLVTADGYEILTLRNDESFPRTPA from the coding sequence ATGACCGTCACCATCAAGACGCCCGAAGACATCGAGAAAATGCGCGTCGCCGGCCGCCTGGCCGCCGAAGTGCTGGAAATGATCGGCGAACACGTCAAGCCCGGCGTCACCACCGATGAGCTGGACCGTCTCTGCCACGACTACATCGTCAATGTGCAGAAGGCCATTCCCGCGCCGCTGAACTACAAGGGCTTCCCCAAGTCGATCTGCACCTCGATCAACCACGTGGTGTGCCACGGCATTCCCAATGAGAAGCCGCTCAAGGAAGGCGACATCGTCAACATCGATGTCACCGTCATCAAGGACGGCTACCACGGCGACACCAGCAAGATGTTCTCGGTGGGCAAGACCCCGGAATGGGCTGACCGCCTCTGCCAGATCACCCAGGAATGCCTGTACAAGGGCATTGCGCTGGTCAAACCGGGCGCACGCCTGGGCGACATCGGCGAAGTGATCCAGAAATACGCCGAGAAGAACGGCTTCTCCGTGGTGCGCGAGTATTGCGGCCACGGCATCGGCAAGGTATTCCACGAGGAGCCGCAGGTGCTGCACTACGGCCGCGCCGGCACCGGCCTGGAACTCAAGGAAGGCATGATCTTCACCATCGAGCCGATGATCAACCAGGGCCGCCCGGAAACCCGCCTGCTGGGCGACGGCTGGACCGCCATCACCAAGGACCGCAAGCTGTCCGCGCAGTGGGAGCACACGGTGCTGGTCACCGCTGACGGCTACGAGATCCTGACCCTGCGCAACGACGAAAGCTTCCCGCGCACGCCGGCCTGA
- the rpsB gene encoding 30S ribosomal protein S2 → MSQVNMRDMLKAGVHFGHQTRYWNPKMGKFIFGARNKIHIINLEKTLPMFNEALTFVERLAQGKNKILFVGTKRSAGKIVREEAARCGMPYVDHRWLGGMLTNYKTIRQSIKRLRELEVQSQDGTFAKLTKKEALMRSRDLEKLDRSLGGIKDMGGLPDALFVVDVDHERIAITEANKLGIPVIGIVDTNSSPEGVDYVIPGNDDAIRAVQLYLGSMAEAVLRGKNAGGVTADEFVEEAPAESAEG, encoded by the coding sequence ATGTCCCAAGTCAATATGCGCGATATGCTGAAGGCCGGTGTGCACTTCGGCCACCAGACCCGTTACTGGAACCCGAAAATGGGCAAGTTCATTTTCGGCGCGCGCAACAAGATCCACATCATCAACCTCGAAAAAACCCTGCCGATGTTCAACGAGGCACTGACCTTCGTTGAGCGCCTGGCCCAGGGCAAGAACAAGATCCTGTTCGTCGGCACCAAGCGTTCCGCCGGCAAGATCGTTCGCGAAGAAGCTGCCCGTTGTGGCATGCCGTACGTCGACCACCGTTGGCTGGGCGGCATGCTCACCAACTACAAGACCATCCGTCAGTCGATCAAACGTCTGCGCGAGCTGGAAGTTCAGTCCCAGGACGGTACTTTCGCCAAGCTGACCAAGAAAGAAGCCCTGATGCGCAGCCGTGATCTGGAAAAACTGGATCGCAGCCTGGGCGGCATCAAAGACATGGGCGGCCTGCCGGACGCTCTGTTCGTCGTCGACGTTGACCACGAGCGCATCGCTATCACCGAAGCCAACAAGCTGGGCATCCCGGTCATCGGCATCGTCGATACCAACAGCAGCCCGGAAGGCGTTGACTATGTTATCCCGGGTAACGACGACGCCATTCGCGCCGTACAGCTGTACCTGGGCTCCATGGCCGAAGCCGTACTGCGTGGCAAGAACGCCGGCGGCGTGACTGCTGACGAGTTCGTCGAAGAAGCACCGGCCGAATCCGCCGAAGGCTGA
- the dapC gene encoding succinyldiaminopimelate transaminase, translated as MNPALDSLQPYPFEKLRALLAGAQPPAELKPIALSIGEPKHRSPEFVAKALADSLDQLAVYPTTLGIPALREAIAAWCERRFKVPAGWLDAARHVLPVNGTREALFAFTQTVVDRNAKGLVISPNPFYQIYEGAALLAGAEPHYLPCLEDNGFNPDFDAVPADIWARCQILFLCSPGNPTGALVPLETLKKLIALADEHDFVIAADECYSELYFDEQNPPAGLLTACAELGRSDFKRCVVFHSLSKRSNLPGLRSGFVAGDAEVLKKFLLYRTYHGCAMPVQTQLASVAAWKDEDHVRANRDLYREKFDAVLDILGGVLDVQRPDGSFYLWAKTPVADTEFCRGLFDQQHVTVVPGSYLSREVNGENPGANRVRMALVAPLAECVEAAERIKQYVQSL; from the coding sequence ATGAATCCTGCCCTCGACTCGCTCCAGCCCTACCCCTTCGAGAAGCTCCGCGCCCTGCTGGCCGGCGCCCAGCCGCCGGCGGAGCTGAAGCCGATCGCGCTGTCCATCGGCGAACCCAAGCACCGCTCGCCGGAGTTCGTCGCCAAGGCCCTGGCCGATAGCCTCGACCAGTTGGCCGTCTATCCGACCACCCTGGGCATCCCTGCGCTGCGCGAGGCCATTGCCGCCTGGTGCGAGCGCCGCTTCAAGGTACCGGCCGGCTGGCTGGACGCTGCGCGCCACGTGCTGCCGGTGAACGGCACCCGCGAAGCGCTGTTCGCTTTCACCCAGACCGTGGTCGACCGCAACGCCAAGGGCCTGGTGATCAGCCCGAACCCGTTCTACCAGATCTACGAAGGCGCGGCCCTGCTGGCCGGCGCCGAGCCGCACTACCTGCCGTGCCTGGAAGACAACGGCTTCAACCCGGACTTCGACGCCGTACCGGCGGACATCTGGGCACGCTGCCAGATTCTCTTCCTCTGCTCGCCGGGCAACCCCACCGGTGCGCTGGTGCCGCTGGAAACCCTGAAGAAGCTGATCGCCCTGGCCGACGAGCACGACTTCGTGATCGCCGCCGACGAGTGCTACAGCGAGCTGTACTTCGACGAGCAGAACCCGCCGGCCGGCCTGCTGACCGCCTGCGCCGAACTGGGCCGCTCGGACTTCAAGCGCTGCGTGGTGTTCCACAGCCTCTCCAAGCGCTCCAACCTGCCGGGCCTGCGCTCGGGCTTCGTCGCCGGCGATGCCGAGGTACTGAAGAAATTCCTCCTGTACCGCACCTACCACGGCTGCGCCATGCCGGTTCAGACCCAACTGGCCAGTGTCGCGGCCTGGAAGGACGAAGACCACGTGCGCGCCAACCGCGACCTGTACCGCGAGAAGTTCGATGCCGTGCTGGACATCCTCGGCGGAGTGCTCGACGTGCAGCGCCCGGACGGCAGCTTCTACCTGTGGGCGAAAACTCCGGTTGCCGACACCGAGTTCTGCCGCGGCCTGTTCGACCAGCAGCACGTCACCGTGGTGCCGGGCTCCTACCTGTCCCGCGAAGTGAACGGCGAGAACCCCGGCGCTAACCGAGTACGCATGGCGCTTGTGGCTCCGCTGGCTGAGTGCGTGGAAGCGGCCGAGCGGATCAAGCAGTACGTACAGAGCCTGTAA
- the pyrH gene encoding UMP kinase yields MAQQLSARQPRYKRILLKLSGEALMGAEEFGIDPKVLDRMALEIGQLVGIGVQVGLVIGGGNLFRGAALSAAGMDRVTGDHMGMLATVMNGLAMRDALERSNITAIVMSAISMVGVTDHYDRRKAMRHLKSGEVVIFSAGTGNPFFTTDSAACLRAIEIDADVVLKATKVDGVYTADPFKDPNAEKFERLTYDEVLDRKLGVMDLTAICLCRDQKMPLRVFNMNKPGALLNIVVGGAEGTLIEED; encoded by the coding sequence ATGGCTCAGCAGCTGAGCGCTCGTCAACCTCGCTATAAACGCATTCTTCTAAAACTGAGCGGCGAAGCCCTGATGGGTGCCGAGGAGTTCGGCATCGATCCCAAGGTGCTGGATCGCATGGCGCTGGAGATCGGTCAACTCGTCGGCATCGGCGTGCAGGTCGGTCTGGTGATCGGCGGCGGCAACCTGTTCCGTGGCGCGGCGCTGTCCGCGGCCGGCATGGACCGCGTCACCGGCGACCACATGGGCATGCTTGCCACCGTGATGAACGGCCTGGCCATGCGCGACGCCCTGGAGCGTTCCAATATCACCGCCATCGTCATGTCCGCCATTTCCATGGTCGGCGTGACTGATCACTACGACCGTCGCAAGGCCATGCGCCACCTCAAGAGCGGCGAAGTGGTGATCTTCTCCGCTGGTACCGGCAACCCGTTCTTCACCACCGACTCTGCCGCCTGCCTGCGCGCCATCGAAATAGATGCTGACGTAGTACTCAAGGCGACCAAGGTGGACGGCGTGTACACTGCCGACCCGTTCAAGGACCCGAATGCCGAGAAGTTCGAGCGTCTGACGTACGATGAAGTGCTCGATCGCAAGCTGGGGGTGATGGACCTCACCGCCATCTGCCTGTGCCGGGACCAGAAAATGCCGCTGCGCGTGTTCAACATGAACAAGCCCGGCGCGCTGCTGAATATTGTTGTAGGTGGTGCTGAAGGCACCCTGATCGAGGAGGATTGA